In Procambarus clarkii isolate CNS0578487 chromosome 5, FALCON_Pclarkii_2.0, whole genome shotgun sequence, the following are encoded in one genomic region:
- the LOC138351224 gene encoding uncharacterized protein — translation MDEKFSDRQMRAVIRGNVSDWRSVTGGVLQGSLLAPEMFIVYINDLPEGIHNYMNMFADDAKILGKKGNADDCRALQIDLDKISAWNDKWQLEFNVNKRHVMECGIRENRPHSLQIMWKGITEL, via the coding sequence atggatgaaaaattttctgacagacagatgagggcagtaatcagaggtaatgtatctgactggaggagtgttactggtGGAGTACTACAGGGTTCACTTcttgcaccagaaatgttcattgtctacataaatgatctaccagaaggaatacacaattatatgaacatgtttgcagatgatgctaagatactggggaaaaAAGGCAATGCAGATGATTGTAGagcccttcaaattgatctagataaaataagtgcttggaacgACAAGTGGCagttggaattcaatgtgaataaacgccatgttatggaatgtggaatcagagaaaatagaccacacagcttacaaattatgtggaaaggaattacagaactctaa